The window AAGTATATATACTCCCTCCCCATTGCGAGTGCGTGCTCATTTTTTGTTGCACAAATGTTTATACAGTACAATCTATGTCAGCTATTTAACTTGTAAGATTTTTCCTTCcccttttcaaataaaatgtaccTTCAATATCAAGGCTCTGATTCATGTTCTTTTACAGCAAGgagtagggaacttatggctcgagagccacttgtggctcttttgataggtggaTCTGGGTCTCCTAGGTCGCTAAACTGTGAACTAAAATATAGAAAccagatactacatctagaactgctttaaacTTCATTTTCTTTGCATCAGTCTTGTATTAGCAATTGCATAAGAATGTGAAAAGTAGTTTTTCAGGTGAAATTACTCAAAAAATAGGCAcccatttatatgtattttgacttttaaatttggaaaatgtctccctaggaataacattagaaaatatgaattgtttatggctctatttttcaaaaaagtTCCCGACTCCTGTTTTACATCAAACATAGGCAGTCAATAGAGTTTAGTTAAAAGAATGTTTGTGTATAGTTGCATGACTTTGAGCAAAAATGGCATAGCATACTGCAGTTAAATGTGATAATGATGTGATCCCAATGACATTTCCTCCGTTTTAAGAAGTTGCTTTGACATGGCAACCTCAGGATGTGAGATTCCTGCCTTGGAGGACTTGTTACCTAACATTTATTGTGTCATTCCCACGTGTGTTTTTGCACAGGTGCCCGTTTGCCATTGGCAAATGGGCCATCATAAGTCAGGAGCTTTTCTCCCATTGGTTGCTTGCAGTCAGACGCTGCTTGTGTCTATTTTGGCAAGGGGGCTGAACTCTAGTAACCTCCCACAGTCATTTAGCCATGGTGGGTTAATATTCCCAAATATCACGCCACATCCAGCAGCAGCCTGAGTCATGCTTCTCTCCTCAGGCCACACTTTACTGTAAAACCTCCCCGGGGTCATATTTGGccatgggaggggggggggggtggcttgAATCATATATAGTTGCCTTTGTGAGGAAAAATGCATTTCTCAGGTCAAGTCTTGTAATGTTTCTAACATCTTATGATTCCAATGTATTTAAACAGCTGATATTTTCCTAGTGACCTGCTCCATTTGTTCCTGTTTAGTCCTTGGGCGACAAAATTTGGCCACCGGTGGCCTATTAAAGTCCAATTTAAGGACTTTATTTAATCATCTATTTGGGTTGATGCAATAACGTGGGTTTCCATGTAAACACGTTTCTGTGACAAGCCATGACTGCcatttttagactttttccTTCACTAAAAATGTACTAATGGCAATAAATGCAGCCATTGAATAAGTTAATTTTTAGAAGTAAACTTTCCGTGTGGATATTTTTTAGTGTATAGAGAGTTTAGGTAagcaaaaaagccaaaaagttTTATATTAGACAGCAATTGTGCCATTTTGTCTGTAAGTATggcttatatttgtttttttataccaTTAATATTGGAATATTATTCTTTTGTTCACTCAATGGCACCCAAATATTACAATCAGTTATTGTGTGAGTGTTGAAATCTCTATTGGACAAGTAAGAAtgagacattttgaaaatattgtgaaCTTTTATTACCGAACTTGAGCAGTTGACAAAACATTGCAAGACTTCcaactttattttctttttttaaatccttcttGTATGGGAGCAACATCATTAATTTGGGCCTCGGGTTGCTTGTAGTATCGTTAAGAGTTGGCACATTCGTTGGAAGAAAGATGTTAGGGGGCGGGGCATAATTTCCTAAGGTTATTATTTGATAGaattgtattttgttgttgttgctaccTTAAAATTGCAATACCAAGTATGCCTCTGTAAACACGGACTTTCAATATATTCcaatctgatgttttttttagggggcggAATGGGTCGTACGTTTAGGAATGGATGCAAGTCGTAAGGCATTTGGTAGTTTCCTGACTCTTTCTAAAACATGGCTGGGGGGGTTTGGAGGGGGGGCAAAATAACCAGGCAGGCGCTCTTAATTCCAAATACAATTTACAGAACAGTTTTCCAAGTCCATCAGTTCTGATCAGAGCGACTTTTTTGAACCAGTACCAAAGAGAAcgcaataataaatacataaataagatCATACAAGCATTCTGTAAAACCCGACACTCGCAAAGGGGCGGGGGGGTTTTGAGGTTCAcgctgtcatcatcatcatcatcatcgtcatcatcgtcgttaTCCTCATCATGCACGGATGGCCAGATGGTCACATGACCCGGCTTGCTACAACAACCGGTAAAGAGATGTTGCATAAAAACGTCGCGAGAGAGGAAGCGAAAGCCACATACGCCACGAGAATATCCAAAAAACGTCCACAAAGCGCACTAAAAACGAAAAGTTGGCACGAGATCGTTAAACTGGAAACTTTATCACGAAATGGCGGGGCAGTTTCAATGTTTCGGTTGGTTGTTTTTAATCTTCCACGGGCGTTTAAGAAAAtagaaaccaaaacaaaatggctaCGTGAGGAACTTCGGAATACAGCAAAAATTgaacttttctccaaattaaaTTGGGATCAGAGTCCGATAAATGATTTTTACCGTAGACCGAAATTCAGTCACGTACTAAAAGGCGGAGAACTTAGCTAAAAAAAtcgtattttttgttgttgttccgtTTAATCtgctttgtaatttttttttgctacggCTATAAAAGAAGCAAAATGTGTATCGAGGCCCACCTCAAAGCCGATTTAGCCTCCGTTTTGCGGATGTAAAAGATGAAACGCcgtcaaaaaaaaaggactcgTGGAGGTTTTTATTTTCCGTTTGACGCTCGGCGAGGTCTGGGGTACTCGTTCTTTTGCCgttgtttttttatcaagtTCTAGCCACTGCGGTAGCTTCCATCACCTGTACGCTGAGCTCTCGCTAGCGCCATCTCGTGAGACACTCGTTTGCGGTCCTTGGCGAGCCCCAGGAAACACATCAGGTCGATAAAGCAGGTGGTCAGATTCAACTTGCATCCGAATTCGCTGGTAGCGTAATCGAATGGGAACGTGTGGTGGTAATTGTGGAATCcttcccctaaaaaaaacattaaaaaatcctACGTAAGCTCCCATGGATCACGTAGTCCTTAAACGTTTAGTCATGGCGTCTTACCAATGGCGCTGAAGGTGACGAACTTATTCTCACGGGGGTTAATAGTCTGGTCATACGGTCGGTTGCCCCACATGTGTGCGGCACTGTTGACCAACCAGGTAGCATTGAGCACTAGCGTGTAGCGTAGCAGTGCCGGCACAAAGTAAGCCACCCAAAGGGTCTCGCCCCAAAAGTACCAAGGCACCAACATGGGTACTACAAAGCACATGAGCAGAACTGATAGCTTGTAGTGCCTGTAGACAGAAAACATGGGGGGGAGGGGAGAGAGAAATAGACAGTTAGCGGCGCGGTGAGATGCTCACGTTACCTGGTTGAACCGGAATGGCGGCATGTGGTTTCCTTTGTATTGTGTGTCAACATCTTTATGGTACTCGGTATGTTTTTAAGCCCATAGCCAGGGAAGAAAAGTTGTACTCACTTCCTCTGAAACATGACCACTTTGTCGGCTAGCAGGTCATGTAGTTCTAGCTTGCGTCCCTTCTCGATGACGTCCGGGTGTTTGCGCACCAATAACCAGCCGATGTGGGCGAAGAAGAACCCGCGTACGGCGTTGTGCGGGTCGGCGTCCGTCTCCGAGTATTTGTGGTGGACTCTGTGGTCACGGGCCCATTCGTAGATGTCGTTCTGttacaaaagaaaagaatgttATGGTTTTTGCTAGGTTAAGGGTGTTAGGTTTTTGTTACCTGGAAGGACATGGAGTTGGCTGTAGCCAGGAAAATTTTTAAAGGGAGCGTGGCCTTGTAAGACCTGTGACTCCATAGGCGGTGAGCGCCTGCCGTTACTCCTAAAGCACTTATCAAAAAGCAAAGTATGGCTGtgaagagggagaaaaaaaacacaagttattTAAAAACCTTTGACATCAAGGCAATTGCAGAGGTTTTACGATGTTTTTTGGGCTTCCAAAAGCATGGATTGACTTGACTCTATAAAGTTAGGACAGTGTTGGACATGCAACTGACTAAGCAACAAGTCAGGCATGTTACACATTGGTGTGATTTGAGTCACACCAGCGCATGATGGCCAGTCGACCACATCgcatttgtttattcatttgcaGTTTATTCCAAGTGGTTGTGTTCAAGTTGGGGCTAGACCAGATATGGACAAACTGCTGCCCGATTttatagcccctctatctttttttaaatgacattttaatatttgactttatacttttaactttaatgatgagtatggaaatactttagtccctttttttctgtttatgtttcatatgtactgttaacggatgcacttttttatatgtatcatatcttgtgctgacccggcccatctgtcaaataaattgtaaagttttctgccaaaattaaagtttgttataaaaaaaagtcaaacataaTCTACTTTAATGTCGCTGGGACTTGTTTATCTCACATTGGACTTTTGCGGGTAATGCGATTGTCGTGCTCTTTAGACCATTTGTTGATCTAATGACCAAGAATTCTCCATCTTTGATTACGCTTTAATGATTTGACATCTTCAAAGCTTGTTTAAACATTGAGAATTCTTCGGAATGATCAAAGTCTGACATTGGAAAATGGCCGAATGGCCTTTGGATAACCCAATTTTAGCAAGGGCTTCCTAATTTAAAGTTTAataaaagtattgttttttcGAGACTGCAAATAAACATGCATCCCAAAACAGATTCCAAGTTAGTATTGTTTTCTAGAAGAATAGTGAttgttgttctatttttttttctttacagctTCATTCAAAATCATCATCTGTGATGGACTGGTAACCAGTTTAACCCATTCCCGATGTCCATACTTcactgggagaggctccaggaAACaggtaaatgttaatttttttcaaagttgagAGACCAGTTAAGTGTTTTGccaaatatttatagtctacaGTTTGTTTAATTACAAGTTGTGCTAATTTTCATGTTTGTACTTGATTAAGGCTGTCAAAAATATTAAGCGACTCAAAAGTGCGCCAACTTTTTAACACCATTTTAAATGCTATTCGTTTTTTAGCAAAGGAAtttgatgaaaataataaactacaataatttattatttgtatttgttcaaaaacaatTGCTAGTATTTagtgggctttttttcttttactaaaaaaaaataggcacttTATCTTTAAAGGGTAAAAACAAGTCTTTTGGgtccaaaaataatgtttattaaaatataaatgtaaaaattcaatgtatttttgtacttttacaaaaataattgctaatattattggcttttttttttgctctttaaaggtcaaaattccaaaacaaaaattctccaaaaatacCTACATTCCCTATTAAGAGTTAAATGTCTTTTAggtctaaaaaaataacattaaagctTTATAAGGTCTTCAGTGTCAACTTTTATCTTCCCCTTAAAGGGTTAAGACCCCCACTATCCTACCAAAGCttcaaatttgatattttaacaTACATTATAATGACTGGCATTCTAGTAAATGTCCACTAAGTAGATGGAAGCGTACATGATGAAGGGTTATGACCACCCAGATGACAGATGGCAGTTAGGTTGTTGCTTAGTTATAGTTAGTTACCTAGTTAGTGAGttagatggatggatagatgggaACTTACACCAGAGCAGCGTGGGGAGCGAGGCAGTGGGCACGAGGAGAACGCCATACAGAGCGCCTAGATGCAACAGGGTCATGAGGATAACGTTCCTCCACACGATGATCTGGTCTGGCTTGGGGCCTTGCTTCTCCTCGTACGTGTGATCGAACGCGTCTTCGCTGCAGGAGGCCTCCATCGGAAAACCGTTGCTGGAGGAAGCGCCTTCTTGTTCTTGCTTCTCTTTCAGTTCCTCAGCCTCCGTCATCGCGTCTGTCCGTCTTTTCGGATGACTGAatcaatggatggatggatgaatgaatactCTTCCGCTTCCGCCGTtcagtaagagagagagagagaataagGGACAAGTTAGAACGGCTGCTATTccgatggaggaggaggaaaaaaaggcaaaaaaaaggaaaaaagaggcGACCGGTCCACTGATGATGCTGGCGTTGCGTAACGATGGCTTGACAGCTCCGTTGAAAATGGAGGCAGACAACTAAAGTTCGACAACTCACCACACGCGTGCTATTAAAGAGGCCTTTGAAGCCGCGATGTAGCCACGTTAGCGTTTGTTTTAAACCGAAATaacacgagagagagagaaacgggAGGGGGGAGTGTGTCGCATCAAAACCAAAAGGGATGGGATGCGCGAGGTGCCTTGGCGGCGCATAGGCCAATCAGGGCAACGGTCCCGCCCCCTTGATGATCTCCCATTGGCTGCCAGCCCATCTGCTGTTCGACACCTCTTCGCGTTCCGTCCAGATGTGTATGATTGAGCGTCTGTGCCCCCCCAATACACACCCTTTTTTAGGGGCAAATAATGTATACATACAGTGTAATTAAACCTTTCCACTTTTTCCAAAGTTGACACTTTATaaagcaagtgactatttttgatctattcaaaacaaatacagaagaattattattatgagatattttagggttattgtattttattatgtATGTTCATTATAGGGAAATTGaagtaaaatgaatataaaatgaaatatactgGTATGGTCACAGGTAACATTCTAAAGTAGAATTTGTTTACATAGTATTTAACCGATAGAATGCCTTTGACAGCGATGGATCATTTTTTTACCCTTGCATGActcatttttttactcattgaatataaatgaaaaatgtatagtCAAATCTCTGTATAAAGGCCTCAGTAACTGTTGTAAGTTCATCTTGAAGTTTATTCAAAGTCAAAACCCAATAGTTGCCCTTAAATAACAAAACACCCTTTGACCTACATTTTGAAAGAAGATTTTTGTCGCCCTCTTGCGGACAACATCCTCTATCATCTCCATCACTCAACATTAGCTAACTGAGCTAACCGGTTCCTTAAAGTCTCTTGCTCCATCAATATAGTAGACCCaggtttaaataaaatgtaaaaagacgTTCTCTCTCCAAGGTCCTGCTTTTACTTGCATCAGCATCTGTATGACGTCAGTGCGCGTCTTTCTTGGCTTCCGGTGCTGCTGCTAACCCACCGAGGTCCAGCACCATGGAGGTGAACCGGGATGAGGCGGAGCGGTGCGTCGACATCGCCACCGCGGCGTTGAGCAGCGAGCAGCCGGACAAGGCCAGGAGATTCCTGGAGAAGGCTCAGAGACTCTTCCCTACCGAGAAGGCGAGGGGTAAGTCCAGAGTGCACTTGAACGCATCACCTGCTTTCTTGCATGTATGGGACTGAGTGAATGAGTAGTACTGTATAATGTATACTGGACTGTAGGGGGGGGGTCTGTATTTGGGACGCTGCAAACTACCCCAGGACAGACGCCATTATGAAACACCtgcaatgttattttattattattggtatttaaatcaatttatcTAAACTTCAGGGTGCATTTAAGATCAAGTTAAAGTGGAGCCCTGTAAATATGCATTgtaaatgatgatgacaatttgtatttttggcaaaaaaatgttggtgCAAATGGACAGACATTTCCAAAAAcgctattattattgtttgttttttttagtcctgCTGGAACTCATGTCCAAGAATGGCTTcacacccagaaaaaacccacgcacgGACAACAGTGGCGACTCGGGACCTCCACGGAACCGAAGTGGGGACCCAAGACGACCTGAAGAAAAACCAGTAGATAAATCCTACACAGCAGAACAAGTGGAAGCTGTGAGAAGGTATCTACAAAATATGTTAGACATACACATAGCTTAACATAACGGTGCATCGATCTGTAAATTGCAGGATCAAGAAATGCAACGACTTCTACGAGATCCTGGGCGTGCAGAAGGACGCCTCCGAGGATGAGCTGAAAAGATCCTATCGCAAGTTGGCGTTGAAATTCCACCCGGATAAGAATCACGCTCCCGGTGCCACGGACGCATTTAAAGGTAGCGTTTAAAGTCCTTGAACTGGAAAATTCCCACTTCAGTAGTAAACCAATGATCTCCGCCCACTactggggggtgggggggtgcagGTTGTTGATTCCGAGCTctaaagaggaaacctttccacaaatGTGGAATGTTATGAGTGCAATTAGTAGATGGCAATCAGGAGCTTCTTGTTTCAACCCAACCCCCATCACTGAAAGGCCTGAACTGGGACAATACTGTTCAATAGGCAGATGTCACCTTAGTTTATAAAATCTTCTGGAACAAAACTCTTcatccactgcaagattttgtaccaaaaa is drawn from Stigmatopora nigra isolate UIUO_SnigA chromosome 18, RoL_Snig_1.1, whole genome shotgun sequence and contains these coding sequences:
- the scd gene encoding acyl-CoA desaturase — encoded protein: MTEAEELKEKQEQEGASSSNGFPMEASCSEDAFDHTYEEKQGPKPDQIIVWRNVILMTLLHLGALYGVLLVPTASLPTLLWSILCFLISALGVTAGAHRLWSHRSYKATLPLKIFLATANSMSFQNDIYEWARDHRVHHKYSETDADPHNAVRGFFFAHIGWLLVRKHPDVIEKGRKLELHDLLADKVVMFQRKHYKLSVLLMCFVVPMLVPWYFWGETLWVAYFVPALLRYTLVLNATWLVNSAAHMWGNRPYDQTINPRENKFVTFSAIGEGFHNYHHTFPFDYATSEFGCKLNLTTCFIDLMCFLGLAKDRKRVSHEMALARAQRTGDGSYRSG